The Brassica napus cultivar Da-Ae chromosome C1, Da-Ae, whole genome shotgun sequence DNA segment CAGTCTGACTCAACTAGAGAAGCTTCGCGACAACTTGAGAAGGACAAGATAACCTTATCCAATCAACCTTTGCGATTCAGACTTCAACCCCCGCTGGAGAACGAGACGAAGTAACGAATCAGGAAAAAGAAGCATCCACGCCTTGCGCGAAACGGCAGGACCATCGTGAAGTCTAAACCATGAGGAGCACGAGCAAAAGGAGAGCAACGGTCGGAATGAATTTCCTCTGCCATAGATGACAGCACAAAACTCTAGACCTTAAGATGCACATGAAATCACAGGGGTGAGATGACCACACAACCACCACACACCACTGAGAACGCGCCGACAGTGCGAGACCACCTTCTCCCTTGAGCACCAGCAAGTCCGAAAGAACGGGAATTCAAGTGTCAATTACAAGCTTGATTTgaacaaaattttctaaatctaACATTACGACACTAGCTTCGTTCCCCCACCATACCGACATGTTCTGCTAGAGCGCTCTGCTGTCTTCAGAAATCATTAACCGTTCTCTGCCACCGATGATAACCACCTAAAGGGTGAGGTTTACCTCGTTGCCTCGGATGCCGATCTTTTTGTGTCATCGACGGAGTAGCTAGTCTCTGATGATCGCTTCAAGCTTGCTTTCAACACTGACATTAAGCGCTAACCCGAGTGGAATGAGAGATGAGAAAGCATACCAACGCAGCCGCCTAACCTCGCAACACCAACGGGAAGGTGAACGGATCCTGCCATAGCCAAAGCCACAAACAAACTCCACACCCACCGAACAAAGATAGGTCGCAATGGTGGAAATTTAGGAACACGACTGATCTGTGCGAGTAAACCCGCCTGGTTTACTGCATGCATGCCTAATGGCTCACTTGGCTCTCCTTCAATTGCCCATAAAGTCATCAACTTAAGTTCATTCGATAACGCTTCCACTTCCTTTCCAACATCGGACGCCAACTTTCTAGACTTAGTTCATCTGCGACTACATTAGGTTTGCCTGGATGATATTGAATCTTCAGGTCGTAATCCgtcacaaactccatccatcgccTTTGTCGGAGGTTCAAATCAGGCTGTGTGAACTAGGGCTGGGAAAAAAATccggatccgaagaaccgaaccgaatccgatccgaaaaagtagtaccaaacccgaatcaaaattgattaaatatccgaacgggttcaaagttttggtatttgaagaaccgaaaccgaatccgacccgaaccgaagtatctCGGATACCCGAATTtaaccgaaatagatttatatacctaaatatattacttctttttagatttaatatatattaaaaacatccaaaatatataagatacttttaagttgtctaaaatacttgaaaatatacataaataatcaaaagtaaatgtctaaaatagctaaaatatattcaaaacaccaaaatacttgaaatatctattgattttttatccaaatattcaaatcaaaccaatttataggttaattttaggtattttgacatacattatacaaatttatatgtaatacattattttttttttatagattttgagaaattttaagtgtgtaatgaatattaaaatttttaaaataatttaaatgggttatccgaacccgtaCCGAATCTGCAAAGATCCGaaacgaacccgaaccgaaattttaaaataccCGAATGAAGCTGAAATTTTTaaatccgaaaacccgaaattcgaatagatccgaaccgaacccgaatgggtacccgaacgcccacccctagtgTGAACAAGTACTTGAGACTCTTATGATCTGTGAATACTTCCACGACTTCTCCATATAAGTAAGATCGCCAAATCCTTAACGCAAACACCACTGCCGGCATTTCTAAATCGTGTGTTGGGTAGTTCTCTTCATGTTTTCTGAGTTGCCTTGATGCATAAGTAATTACTTTGccttcctgcatcaacacacaACCCAACCCAACCCTAGAAGCATCTGCGTACACAGTGTAAGGTTTACCTTGTTCAGGTAATGCCAATACCGGTGTTGTGGtcaaagctttcttcagtctctgaAATGCTTCCTCCGTTTCTTTTCTCCAGATGAACGGAACTCCTTTTCCAGTCAACTTTGTCAGGGGCTTAGCGATCGAAGAAAAGTTCTTGACGAACTTTCGATAATACCCGGCTAGCCCGAGGAAACTTCTTACCTCGGTTACCGTTGATGGCCTTTGCCATTCCTCGATGGCTTTCACATTTTTCGAATCTACGGAAACTCCTTCTCCAGACACACGGTGCCCCAAGAACCCGATCTCTCTTTTCCAGAAAGAACACTTGCTGAACTTGGCATACAGCTTCTGGTTTCTTAACCGTTCCAACACTAGCTTCAAGTGTGCTTTATGCTCGACCTCTGTCttggaatatattaaaatgtcatCGATGAAGATTATTACGAACTTGTCGAGATAATCGTGGAAGACttcattcatcaatctcatgaagGCCGCAGGTGCGTTAATAAGGCCAAAAGGCATTACTACGAACTCGTATTGTCCATAACGAGTTCTTATTACATAAACTAGGTCGTTTttcgcgctacgcgcggataatttGTCTTTAAATTTGACAAACACTTTATCGTCTAGCAAATATATTAAGAAGGAGGATGACATGCACTGATTTTGGTTGTTTAAATGTTGCATGTTAATTGATTTTGACTTTTTCTAAATTGTAATAAGATTGCGTTTTCTAGtttttcaaaatatcaaaactgagtttagaatacatagaCAGTTTGGAAGACGTCAAAATGTtgatttaggttaggttttcTTCAAAATCATGCTCTGAATTGTATTTGTGCTATTTTGCTCAAACTCATGCATTAAACTTGACTCTTATCCTGCTTCATAAGTCTTtgatggtttttaattattattatggtGACAAAGTAAAACTGTATTACCAATGGTAAAGCGAGCATCATCGTCCTTGTACATAAAAAGTTTTAATCataatgtattatattttttcatctttatatattcaatgaataatatttttcatcacgataaatttatatttccaATTATTTATGCTTTAAAACAGCTCTCTGAGCATAGATGATGATTGGTTCCCATAGTGAAAACTTTACAGTCGTtgacatataatataattttatataagatggAACATATGTTAGAGATGTAAGAGTTATTTTTTGCTTGTATATGTTTTAAAGCAGATCAATTATGAACTTTTTTGTAGCTTCTGGATTGTGATTAATAATTCTCTGCATCATGcgtatttttaaaactacataTGCTTTGGCTTACATGATTAATTAATCTTTTTTGTTTGGGTAAATTGGGGATATTGTTACCAGAAAGGTAGGTGATGTGAACTTATATGTTAAATACAAATGACATGAAAATGTATACATATTAATTTAGAAAGATTAGAtggatttgaaaaaatatttttttattgacaaCCATTTTTTCTATGAAACGTGGAATTGGTTCTTATATTTACTTAAAGTTGCATAATAATTTTTCGTCTGATTTATGAAATTGgaaattaaattttgtataaataccaattttaaaagtaatgtgattcataaaattttattcagtcagccaaatttatatcaaaacaaaacatatttcCACAAACATAATGATACATATCTTATATCACTTTTTAAAAACCATATTCTGGTACCAGTAAATAATAGAAGGAACATTGTTTGTAAATCATTTTTGGAACATGTATTTCACTTGGATTTGGTTTGCTTATTCATTAGATAAACAACCAACAATTCAGTCAGAGGCGAGATAACATAGAACTGTAACCACACCATcttgagtgtgaagagagttaAGCTACTGATGGAGATTGAAACATTCCCATCTTCCTTGCATATGAAAACAACCGGGTCCGTCTTCAGCCATCGTACACTCGTTGCAGACTCTAGACTTTACGTAGAAACAACTGTCGTAAGCCACTAAATTACGAAAAAGATCACTGCACAAGTCTGAGCAACAAAGGCTTTAGCTCCAGGTGCTCCTAGAGAGATAGGAGTGTGTTTACCTGATGATCCACAACTGTAGAAACCTTCAGCTATTGTTATCTACACGATCTTCCGAATACCATGTCAGAGctttttattccatttttcaATCCCAATTTTAGGCACGACAATTTCTAGTTGGACCACCTTTATTCCCTGAGCCATCACCAGCTTGGCCTCTGCCTTAAGTAACCACGTCTCACAACACCTCCATGTTGATTTTGGCTGCCACTAAGTATGATATAGTTAGATGATTAAAACCGCTAGTGAGCTCAGTCAATAACACTTACATTGGTAGGCTTCTCATATAAGAAGTTGTGTCACTTCCTAGTCTTCTCACATAAGGAGCTTGCAGTGCATAGATGCGATAGTGACAAATTTGTTGCCCCATGGAACCAAATCACAGTTTCCATCACTTCTTTGACCACCACCATTCCTTCCCCATATCTCATCCTCGACAGGGAGATGCAGAAACGCTGCTGCTGACTGCGCGGCAGTAGGATGGAGCCATGCGTTTGCTCCAAATCAATGTGTACCATTCCCAAACTGCACATAGATTAAATGCTCAGAAACTATACACAATCCACACTGCACATAGTCCTTTCAAATGAGGTCAACAACCTTAAGTTTCATCACTGGCAAATTAGAAATGCCAAGTGCAAAAGtgtgattataattttttgggTCGTAATCAATTCTGCTCAGAAATAttatacaattaaaataaatctgCTATCACCTTACAACAAAGACCACCCATATTTGTCCATCTGAGAGAGAGTCGTTTCAACTTTTGATCTGAATGGAAGTGCAAACTTCATAGCAGCTACCTATTATGAAAGAAGTGGAGATGTGACACTTCGAGTACACCATGATCCACCAGAAATACATTATGAAGGTTTTGCCCCATCACAATACTTCGTTGGGTTTCTCAGCCCTTTTTAGATCTATCCCAAAATAGgaacctgattttttttttacgttttagACAGCTGAAAACACAAGCCCGCGTATTTATAGGAATGTAGGTGAATCTGGAAATCCTATTTTAAATATCTTCGACGATTCTCTCATGTCCTCTTCCAATAAAACATTTTGTACCCTGCACATTAGAGGATTTTTAAATCTCAAAATTTTCCTAATTAAAATTTGAACAGAACAGAAAAAGCTGAGTACAAAACCTTCTTTCTTTTGCCCTTCTGGTTATTGTATGAAGCACCTTTAACCTTACCATATTAGGTTTCACCAGGCTAACCAAGTGctcacattcttcatttttatttcaaatttatggAGGCAGAGTAAGCCTCAGACCATAACGTGGCCGTGGAGAGTGAAGTGGCTTGGGAGAAGCGGTTGTAGGTCATGGATCCAATTTTGGTTGAGAAGAGTGGTGGTTCAGTTGTGTGAAGGGTTGTTTTATAACAACTGCTGAGATGAAGCTGAAATCTAACCAAAATGATACCAAAATGCTCTTTTCAGTTGATACTGTAAATCAATATGCCCAGATGTTAATggaggaagaaaataaaaatgttatatgaaATCATCTACACACAGAGTTCCGAGGCGAcatacatttttttcaaaagagaAACTTGAAGCCTCACCCTGATACATGTTGCTTCCCACTGATAAGCCAAAATGACAACAATTTCATAATCTTGATCACCAAttcaaaacaacacaaaaatctACAGCATACCCAAAAGTATTCTGCAAAAGAAAGACAGTGACCTTATGAACATCAGAATTGGTGTACCGATGAGCAGTTACGTTAGACAACACAAAGCCCTGTGACCTGAGAAAATTGTAGACATGTCATCGGTTACTTCTGCTCCAATCTCTGCCACAAAGACACGAACACAGCTgctaagagaaaaaaatatttattttgttctttaaaTGTAACAcatgaaaatgcaaaaaaaaaaaatccagattTGGTAATTACCCGCAAAGTAGAATAGGCATTAGAGCGAGATAGACTTCCTTTAGATAAGATTAAAACGTACTGAAGAATCTTATAAACCTGtctaaaccagaaaaaaaatcttgttcaaCAAACGCAAATCATCAACAATGAGTGAATGATTGGTACAACAAAGATTTAAGACTGAAATATTAAAGCTGCTACAATCTTACTATAGACAGTGTAGAATCATGAGGAAAGATCAAATGAGTGTCGACGATCAAAACTTATTGATGGGCATATCATACTGAGAGTAAGGAGGATCTGATTCAACATGTAGCAATTGCAGGACTCAGCCACTACAATCGTTGAAAAGCACACCTCTCGAGTTCACAACTCTAAAGTAATCCTTAGGAAGAGCCGTAAGCAAACTTAAATACCAATCACATGAGAGAAGAAGCACACATTAGTCCATCTTTTGATTAAAGAATGAAGCGAGTAAGAATATGAAGCCTAGAAGCTTCACAAAAATTCAAAGAAATACGTACCATCACTAAGATTGTTGGTACGGCCAAACTTGTGAATGagataaccagtttccccaagTCTCTTCGGGTCGCCAAGTCTCTTCGCGTACAGATGAGGAAGCTCTTCGTTCCCAACCCAAAACTCTTAAATAATCACTACAACAGAGGAATCAAAAACAAAGTCTATGAAGGAGATTAGTGGAACAACCTGCAAACAtttgtcatatttaaaaatCGAATCTCCAAATAACGATATACCATCATATCCACGGAAGAGATTTCAAAGTATTCAGGTGAAGACGAAGATTACAGAGCAACCGAGACGGTGGAGACGAAGTGGAAGAGTCGGGTGTTGCTTTGAAGTAATTCTCGACAAAGATATggtatcaattaatatataaggagaaagaaagagaggcaGAACGAAACAATTAAGAAGAGAGGAGCAAGCCGTAACAGAGTTACAGAGAAATCAGGTGAAGACGAAGTGGAAGAGTCGGAAGATGAACTCTCTACGCTTCAGACGAAATTAGGGCTTAGGCTAGACTCGGCTTGAATTGGGCCAGTTTCGGGCTTCACTCGACATAAGCGAAAATGACGTGGCGATTCAAAGCTTTATGATTGGATGATTTAATTAAACGACGTGGCATGCCTCTCCTTTGAGCATATCTCCCTTTTACTTATTGTATGATAAGTGTCATTCTTAAAATTCAATgcaacttttatcaaaaaagttatattttaaccTTGATTGTCATTATTAATTGTCTTTTGATAatcattattaattataattattaggggtataaataaaatttaatcagtttTCTTAATTAGTGTATAAAATGTCACAGTgacacttttaaaaaaaataggtggactataattcatcaaaataattttataagtaatctaaaaattaaaatatctaatatacaatatataataaataaataaataattcattGATCTCCAACTCcattctatttttcactctaaaataaaatttagaatagAAATGCTTAaatggtactctatttctcactctatatataatagaccgaaaaatagagtaaaccatGGACTTATACAAAGCGTATAATTGCCATCTTAAGATTTATTGAACATCGAATTTTTCCTCTCTTTTGTTCTGGCAAAATCAGTGGCATATGCAGAAATGGCACTTGGATTTTGCATGATCAATGGAACttgatttcagtttttttttgtaggatAAATCGTCAAAGTTCAAAAACAATTGTTAGGagagaaaaaggaaacaaaattacAATTCAAAATCTTCAGACATTGCCAAAACTTATCCAACTTGTCTGTGTGTCCACATCAGATTCAGTTTTTCCGAGCAAACCTTTTCAAACTCGTGGGCAACTCAGCCGCAGCATCTTCACCGATCCTTCTCTTCTTTCCAGCAatgttcttctcttctagctccgGGAACGTCTTCTTCGCATTCTCCACcaactccttcttcttcttagtcCTCTTACTCGGCTTATTCCTCcctttcgtcttcttcttcatctcaacgCTCTTCGCCGCCTCTATCGCCACCTCCTTCTCCGCCTCAATCTCCCCTCTCGTCGGCTTCTCCTTCCTCCTCGACGGCCTCATCGCCCCGATCTTCGAAGGATCAAGCATGATCGTCTCAGGTGGAAGCTTATCAAGAAGCAAATGAACTTCCTTCTCCCTCCTCTGCTTCGACGTCTCAAACGGATTAGCCACCCAAGAGTCGAAGTTAGGCTCCCCAGACCCTGGAATGAGGACGCTCGACCATCCCATCGAGTGGCCGATCCCGAGAACATCCTCATACGGTCTGAACATAACCTTCTCCACCTGGTAGCCTTTCACCATCGGGTGACTCATGTATCTACTATGGCCGCCACCACTCGAGTCTCCCAAAACTTGAACAAACGATCCGGTTCCAGCCGCTAGCAACCCTTTCTGGCTGAAACTCAGCGTCTTGGCGTGGAAACCGTGGATGGTCTGAACCTCCTCGAACTTGCGAAGGTCCCAGATCTTGACTTTGCGCTCTTTACCAGACGTGGCCATGAGATGACCGTTCGGATGAAAGGCAACAGCAGAGACCGGTCCAGGGTGGCACTGCATTTGGACCAGAGGTGCTTGGCTGGTGGGTTTCCACATCGTGACGGTTCCACCGGAATGTCCCAAGGCGACAACGCCGTTGTAGGGATTCACTTCCATTACGTCTGTTCTGCCTTTGCCTGTACGGATGCTAGCCACCATGTCGCCGTAGGTAACGTCTTGGTAGTGGAGCTGGCCGATTTTGTTTACTGATGCGAGGAGGAAATGGTTTTTTAGGAACCGGAGTCTGGCAACTGGACCACGCTCCTGAAGTTAACCAAGAACAGGCATAAGTTTCATTATTTGATCCATAGAGTTTTTATTCAGTAAAACTCACCTTCAGACAATGGAGTTCAGTTCCATCCCTCGCGTAAATATAAGAATACCTGTAAGAAAACAAAGAGTCAAAATATTAGTCCAAGTACCCTCCAAGACACAAGGAGGCATAAGGATAGAGAAGGTGATGTTAACTACATACTTCTTCTGGGCAGCTGCAAAGAACTGGTCATTGTGCAGGAAGGCAACATCACGTACTGTTTCTCTTACCTGCAGATAACATCAACAACTTCTGTCAAGAACTAAATCATAAGCTTACATAAAGCTATtctgaaactaaaaaaaaaactcacatgTATCTCTTTGATCAAGTTCATATTCATCATGTCTACAAGAGCAAGGTGGCCTTTGCGACCACCAGCTAGCATATGTCGACCACTTGCAGTAAAATCAAGTTTGTAAGGACCAAAATCTACATATATATTCACCGGTATCAGTAAAATAGATCAGAAACACACATAACAAAGAGAGTATATTGTCACACAGATTAACCAAActacaaattatatatacataacatGTGATAGAAGAAGCTATTGAGCATTATACCTGGGAGGACTATGTCATATTGGTTTCTTGAGCTCAATAAATCTACTTCTTTGGCTATATCCGTCTGCTTGATCCTCCAAGTCTTCTCTAAACCCTCAGTCTCCAAGTACCCTGCCGAAGCCGGCAAGAGCCactacataaataaacacaaacCAGATAACAAGACAGTAATTAATATTTCGAAACAAAGAAGAGAGGAATCAAAGTGACTCAAGGAGTAAAACTTACCTTCTCAATTTTAGCAGCAGCTTTTGCAGACTTGCCATACAACTTCTCTCGTGAAGCAAGCTGAGTCTTTAGTTTCTTATCTTTCAATGACTGcataaacatgaaaaaaaaacactcaacTTTTACATTCTCCCAAACCAAAAGCACAATTATTAAaagtattatgtatatatatacctcTAAGTTAGCACCTTCTCCTCTAAGATACTTCTTTTCTTTAGCCTCCAACTCAACATCGATCTCCTGCGTACAAATTTGAAGCAAAGGTTTTAACTTTATCGAAACCCACAAACAATAAAGTGTTTTGAGACTCTAAAGGTAGGTAGTTACCTGCTCATCAGGAGGCAGGACCTTCTCCATGAGATTGTTATCCTCTAAAGCAACCTCCATCTTGATACTTGCAAGTACTCCTTATAACCTAAACCTAAATTTAGATTGTTATGCATTCCGATTGAATCCTGAATCAGCTACGAGCTAGGAGGATTGAGACAAACGTAagaaaagattgaaactttaaaTTAGATTCACCTGAGATTAGAGAAGGTGGCGAGGAAGCAGAAGAACACACGACGGTGAAGCTTTGAGT contains these protein-coding regions:
- the LOC106381189 gene encoding probable U3 small nucleolar RNA-associated protein 7; the encoded protein is MEVALEDNNLMEKVLPPDEQEIDVELEAKEKKYLRGEGANLESLKDKKLKTQLASREKLYGKSAKAAAKIEKWLLPASAGYLETEGLEKTWRIKQTDIAKEVDLLSSRNQYDIVLPDFGPYKLDFTASGRHMLAGGRKGHLALVDMMNMNLIKEIHVRETVRDVAFLHNDQFFAAAQKKYSYIYARDGTELHCLKERGPVARLRFLKNHFLLASVNKIGQLHYQDVTYGDMVASIRTGKGRTDVMEVNPYNGVVALGHSGGTVTMWKPTSQAPLVQMQCHPGPVSAVAFHPNGHLMATSGKERKVKIWDLRKFEEVQTIHGFHAKTLSFSQKGLLAAGTGSFVQVLGDSSGGGHSRYMSHPMVKGYQVEKVMFRPYEDVLGIGHSMGWSSVLIPGSGEPNFDSWVANPFETSKQRREKEVHLLLDKLPPETIMLDPSKIGAMRPSRRKEKPTRGEIEAEKEVAIEAAKSVEMKKKTKGRNKPSKRTKKKKELVENAKKTFPELEEKNIAGKKRRIGEDAAAELPTSLKRFARKN